A stretch of Kaistella flava (ex Peng et al. 2021) DNA encodes these proteins:
- a CDS encoding Bro-N domain-containing protein yields the protein MKKETAIKLFESQKVRTIWSDDDEKWYFSIVDVVSVLTDSLNPQVYWRVLKKRLIDEGNETVTTCNALKLKAADGKMRLTDVADTEQLFRLIQSIPSPKAEPFKLWLAKVGYERIEETEDPELGFDRAMETYLKKGYSTAWINQRLKSIEVRKELTDEWDNKGVKKGQEYALLTDEITKAWSGKIVKDYKKYKGLKKENLRDNMTNLELVLNMLAEATTTEISKEKKPKNFAENKIIARQGGTVAGNARKEIEAKSGKKIISNLNAKELKKITNQKKKLE from the coding sequence ATGAAAAAAGAAACCGCAATAAAATTATTTGAAAGCCAGAAAGTTCGTACAATTTGGAGCGATGACGATGAAAAATGGTATTTTAGTATTGTTGATGTGGTTTCTGTTTTAACTGACAGTCTAAATCCACAAGTCTATTGGAGAGTATTAAAAAAACGATTAATCGACGAAGGAAATGAAACCGTTACAACTTGTAACGCTTTGAAATTAAAAGCAGCTGACGGTAAAATGCGTTTAACTGATGTTGCAGATACCGAGCAACTTTTTCGCCTAATTCAATCTATTCCTTCTCCCAAAGCAGAACCTTTCAAATTATGGTTAGCAAAAGTTGGCTACGAACGGATAGAAGAAACTGAAGATCCAGAACTTGGTTTTGATCGTGCAATGGAAACTTATCTGAAAAAAGGATACAGCACCGCTTGGATAAATCAACGCTTAAAAAGCATTGAGGTAAGAAAAGAATTGACTGACGAATGGGATAATAAAGGAGTGAAAAAAGGACAAGAATATGCTTTACTTACTGATGAAATCACCAAAGCTTGGTCAGGAAAAATCGTTAAAGATTACAAAAAATACAAGGGTTTGAAAAAAGAAAACCTTCGAGATAATATGACCAATTTAGAATTGGTTTTGAATATGCTTGCTGAAGCTACAACTACCGAAATAAGCAAAGAAAAAAAACCGAAAAACTTCGCCGAAAATAAAATAATAGCCCGACAAGGCGGAACAGTAGCGGGAAATGCCAGAAAAGAAATCGAAGCAAAATCAGGCAAAAAAATCATTAGCAATCTAAACGCCAAAGAATTAAAAAAAATAACAAACCAAAAAAAGAAATTGGAATAA
- a CDS encoding DUF2461 domain-containing protein produces the protein MSVKIENSTLQFLKTLEKNNNREWFNEHKDVYLKAKEDVEVFVEDLIHEISKFDDEILKIDPKKAIFRIYRDIRFSKNKIPYKTHFGASLGMGKGNKISGYYLHIEPGKSFLAGGVYQPEPSVLKEIRKEIAANSEDFLKILENNDFRNNFRGLSVENKLQRVPTGFEKDHPMAEYLKLKSFIVSHPVSDEQLLDKNAATNFAKILESIKPLNEFLELPFG, from the coding sequence ATGTCTGTAAAAATAGAAAATTCCACCCTACAATTCCTTAAAACTTTAGAAAAGAATAACAACCGCGAATGGTTCAATGAACATAAGGATGTCTATCTGAAAGCCAAGGAAGATGTGGAAGTATTTGTGGAAGATTTAATTCATGAGATTTCAAAATTCGATGACGAGATTTTGAAAATTGATCCCAAGAAAGCAATCTTTAGAATCTATCGTGATATCCGTTTTTCGAAAAATAAAATTCCTTATAAAACGCATTTCGGAGCGAGTTTAGGAATGGGAAAAGGAAATAAGATCTCTGGATATTATTTACATATCGAACCCGGGAAATCATTTTTAGCAGGTGGCGTTTACCAACCAGAGCCTTCAGTTTTAAAGGAGATCAGGAAAGAAATAGCAGCAAATAGTGAAGATTTTTTGAAAATTTTAGAAAACAACGATTTCCGAAATAATTTCCGCGGATTAAGTGTAGAAAACAAATTACAAAGAGTTCCAACCGGTTTTGAAAAAGATCATCCGATGGCAGAATATCTGAAATTGAAAAGTTTTATCGTGAGTCATCCTGTATCTGATGAACAACTTTTAGATAAAAATGCGGCGACCAATTTTGCTAAAATACTCGAAAGTATAAAACCACTCAATGAATTCTTGGAATTACCTTTTGGTTAA
- a CDS encoding TlpA family protein disulfide reductase produces the protein MKKVSILFLVLISFGLFAQKVPEINKAEFSKEALGQKITSLEGKKVSIAEVLKKHEARILIIDFWASWCRDCILALPATKELKEKNPEIDFVYFSLDRSHEQWKRGLDKYEIASQENYWFDEGWKNNFNNYIDLNWVPRFMVIDQTGKIAKYYSIHPSDPDIQKTIDQLK, from the coding sequence TATTTGCCCAAAAAGTTCCGGAAATTAATAAAGCAGAATTTTCAAAAGAGGCCTTAGGTCAAAAAATAACTTCTTTAGAAGGAAAGAAAGTTTCGATTGCCGAGGTGTTGAAAAAACATGAAGCACGAATTTTAATTATTGATTTCTGGGCGAGTTGGTGTCGAGATTGTATTCTTGCACTTCCGGCTACTAAAGAGTTGAAAGAGAAAAATCCAGAAATTGACTTCGTTTACTTTTCTTTGGACCGTTCTCACGAACAGTGGAAAAGAGGGTTGGATAAATACGAAATCGCTTCTCAAGAAAACTATTGGTTTGATGAAGGTTGGAAAAATAATTTCAATAATTACATCGACTTGAATTGGGTGCCAAGATTTATGGTCATCGATCAAACTGGAAAAATTGCCAAGTATTACTCGATTCATCCGAGTGATCCTGATATTCAGAAAACGATTGATCAATTAAAGTAA